TTTTCCGCTTCTTTCCGCGAATTATTCAACCCTTCTTTGATATTGATAGGTGCGTTCATATTGAATGGTACCTTTTATTTAATCGATGTAAGAGCAGCAGTAGTCTGCGAGTTCTTCGACAATAAGTTTGAATTTTGAGTTGGCAGGAACATCGAAACTTTCACCTGCAGTTATTGTCTGCCAATCTTTCGCTTCGGCAAGGAGGACTTTCATGCTGCCTTGCATGATTTCCATTACTTCCGCTTTCTCTGTTCCAAATTCGTAATCACCGGGAAGCATTATTCCCAAGGTTTTAAATGATCCGTCCGCGAAGGAGACCTTGCGACTAGTTACTTTTCCAGCGAAATATACATTGGCCATTTTAGTAACTGTTACGTTTGAAAACTCAGACATGATAACCCTCCTGAAGTGGTATCCGATTTACTGTTTTTATTTATAAATTAGCTTTAACTCACCTGAATTAGCACTGAATTAGCCTCAATCCACGTTGACTAACTGACTCAGAGAGATTTCGTCAAATAAGGATTATAATCTATTTTCTTACGGCATAACCAATGTAACAAGATCATAATCCGTAACATTATCTATTTCAGCTTCAACCATCATGCCCGGCGCAAGTTTTATTCCGTCTTCTGGTGCACTGATATATGTGATTCCATCCACTTCTGGCGCTTGGAACCAGACTCTTCCGGTAAATAGCCCAGGCCACTCATCGCTCGGTGCTTCCACCAAAACCTGAATCTTTTCGCCTACCATTTCAACCAAGAATTCACGGCTGATGTCCGCCTGCACTTCCATTAGAATTCTGCGTCTTTCTTCGCGTAATTCTTCGGGAAGTTGGTCCATATCACCAGCTGGAGTTCCTTCCTCGGCTTGATAAGCAAATACTCCAAGGTGATGGAATTTTGTTTCTTTAACGAAATCTAAAAGAGTTTTGAAATGTTCATCAGTTTCACCGGGGTACCCGACGATGATGCTGGTGCGTAGTATTGCGTCTGGAATATGTTTGCGGATTCTGTCGATCACCTTGCGCGGATCACGTGCAAATGGGCGGCCCATTGCAGTAAGAATCTCAGGATGGGCATGCTGAATCGGCACGTCGAAATATGGCAGAAGAGGTTTTCCCGCTTTTGCGAGAAAATCCAGCATGGAATCGGTCAGGCCTGCTGGATAGAGGTACATCAATCTGAGCCATTCAAGACCTTCGAGAGGTAACAACTGTTCGATGAGGTTACGCAAATTTATATCGGGATTGTTCAGGTCCGCGCCATAGGCGGTGGAGTCCTGCCCTACGATGATTATTTCCGGCACGCCCTGAGCTAGGATTTGCTTTGCTTCGGTGACTAAGCCAGCAGGATCGAAACTTACTTGCGGTCCACGAATTGAGGGAATCGTACAAAAGTTACATGAATGAGAACAACCTTCGCTGACTTTTAGGTAGGCAAAGGAGGGGCTGGTGCTCAGCGCGCGCTGATGTTGTTCAGGTAGCTTCGTTTTGAGTGCTTCTGCGGCAAGTTTCGGCCACGTGTCGAGGTCAAAAGTAGAAAGCCAGAGGTCAACTTCAGGCATTTCTTCGTCTAATTTTCCGTACCTGCTGACGAGGCAACCTGCCACAGCAAGAATTGGTTTTGGGCTGATGTCTGCTATGGCGTCTGCGGCTTCCAGTATGGATTGCACTGATTCTTCAACTGCTGGCTGAATGAATCCGCAGGTATTAATTAGCACCAGATTTGCGCTTTCAGGCGTGTCTGTCGGGACCATATTGTCACCCAGTGCTCCGAGCATTCTTTCGGTATCGACTCTGTTTTTTGGGCAACCGAGGCTTATAGTAAAAACTTTTATTTTTTTTGTAGGCATAATTTATGTTCCATTTGGGAAAATTTAATTTGTAAATATTACGGGGTTAAGCGCCCGTGATCTCTTGTGTGGCAATGGTTACCCCATTCTTTTATATCTGCAAAGGTGGAAATTAGGCGAATCCTGATTGTGCTTTTTTAGTAAAATAGTTTATTCTTGGCTCGGACTCTATATTAGATAGAAATGGAGAAAGTATGTTTGAAAGCCTACTGCGCGAAGATCATTGTGATTGTATCGGTATTTTAGGCAACTCAATAGTGATATCGTCGCTTGTTCAGTTGCTAAAAGACAGCAAACGGGATGTGGAAGATATAAACTTAATTGCTGGAGTGCTTGTTGACGGCAACGGGCGATCTTCCTCTGATTTCGAGATTCCAATATATGAACAAGTTGAGGATATGCTCGCTGCACATCCCGAAATAACTATGGTCTTCGAGCTTTCGGGAGATTGTTCGCGCGTGAGCAAACTTCGGCGTACTTTGCCGACATCCATCACCCTTGTAGAGCTTCCTGCTGCCAGATTTTTTCTGAAACTTCACGCCACAGATCGTTTATGGATAGCCTGTAAGGTCGATCTCATGCAGACGCAGGCTCTGTTTAAGTGTGTTGTTGATCAGTTGCCGGAAGATATCCTGATCATTGGCTCCAACGGAATGATAATGGATTGTAATAAACATTTTTCCGATTTGGTTGGAGAAGATGTCAAAGATATCAGGTGCAAAAACCCCTTAGTTTACTATGAGTCTCTTGCAACAGTATGCCCCATTAAAGATGGAGTAGTTGATGTTGAGGCTATGACCCCCGGCAAGCGCGAAGAGTTCCTTCTTTCTGAAGCGGATGCTGAGGGTAAAATGCATTTCTTTAGAGTTTACGTTTACCCCATTTCAGACGAGCAAACAGGTAATGTTGTTCAGATTGTTGTGATGCGCCGGAACATCACAAACAGAACTTTAATGGAACAGCGATTGCGGCAGTCTGAGCGCATGGCGACTGTCGGAGAACTTGCCGCATATGTGGCGCATGAGATTCGAAATCCTCTAGTGGCGATGGGCGGATTTGCAAAAGTTTTAATGAAAAATAAAAGCATTGATCTCGACGGTCATCAGAAGGTTGAAATAATTTTTGAAGAAGCTAATCGTCTAGATAAATTGCTAAAAAGTATACTTAATTTTGTTAGATCTCAAGATATAGAGATTGTAGGATTTGATGTTAATAAAGAGGTGGAAGGATCTTTAAAGCTCCTTTCACATGAGTGTGAGAAAAAGTTCGTTAAGATTGAGTTGGAACTGGACCCTCGTAACCCTGTAGGGCAGGGCGTGCCGGAGCAAGTAAAACAGTGCCTTATAAATCTGGTTATGAACGCTATGGAAGCGATGGATGGGGGGGGTATTATTAAGGTTTCAAGCGGAGTTACAGGTGGGCGAGTCTGGCTTAAAGTCCACGATGATGGCCCGGGTATTCCCACTGAAATGCGGGGGAGGGTGTTTGATCCATTTTATTCTACAAAAATAAATGGAAATGGACTGGGATTACCGATGGTTAAAAAGATAATGGAAGACTTCGGCGGGGATATTGAACTTGTGAGTCGCGAGGGTGAAGGGACTAGCGTTTCATTGCTTTTGCCTGCGGCTATGGCAGTTGCGTAAAAATCAGCTAACGAGTAATAGTCTCTCATCATATTTGGTGAACGAAATGGTGCGGATGATTTCATCTGTAGTTTTTAATATATTTCATGGGAGACGGGTTTGAAAACAGTAGTTCTTGCCACAAGTAATAAAGGCAAAATAGCTGAGTTTAAAGAGCTTCTTAAAGACTTTGGTCTTACCGTAAAAGGGCTTGATGAGTATCCTGAAATTGGTGAAATTCCCGAGCCGGGCGAAACCTTTTTGGAAAATTCCATAATCAAAGCGCAGACCGTTGCAAATCTGACAGGGCTTATTGCTGTGGCAGATGATTCCGGTCTTGAGGTTGATGCTCTTGATGGCAGGCCGGGCGTATATTCCGCAAGATATAGCGGTGAAGATGCTACTCCAGCAAAGAATAATCTCAAGCTTCTCGAAGAGTTAGAAGGAGTTGAGGAAGCCAAGCGCACAGCTAGATTTGTCTGTGTGATGGTTGCCGCTACGCCGAATAATATTCGCATTCAAAGTCGCGGGGAATGGGATGGACGCATTGCTTTTGAGCTTTCCGGGGCTGAAGGCTTTGGCTATGACCCATTATTTTTCGATCCCGAACTCGGCTGTGTTTCTGCTGAAATGACCCGCGAAACAAAGAATTCTCGTTCGCACAGAGGTAAGGCTTTAAGAGCGCTGATGGCTCAGTGGCCTGATTTCCAGAAGAAAGTCAGCGGCTAGATTTTTTGAGCCTTGTCTATCATATTAGAGTACTCGGCCAATTGAATGCTTTGGTAATAGAATAATCAGGAGATATTAATATATGTGTGGAATCATTGGATATGCAGGGCACCGTCCCGCTGTGCCTTTAATTGTAGAAGGGTTAAGAAGACTTGAGTATCGCGGATATGATTCTGCGGGTGTTGCAACTGTACAGAATAAAGAAATTGACCTTGTTCGCGCAGAAGGCAAACTTGCAGCTCTTGATGAAAAGCTGGCTCATATTAATGTAACCAATTCCACATTTGGGGTCGGGCATACCCGCTGGGCTACTCACGGTGTTCCTGTCGAAAAGAATGCTCATCCGCATCTTGACCATGATAAGAACATTGCCATGATCCACAATGGTATTATTGAGAATTATCAGGAAATAAAAGCAGAATTAGTTACCAAAGGGTATGAGTTTCGCTCAGATACAGACTCTGAAGTACTGGTCAACCTCATTGCGGAAGGACGTAAGCATAATGATTCCATGCTTGAAGCTATCTCATGGGCACTGAATCAGGTTGAAGGTGCTTACGCCATCGCTCTCGTAGCGGTTGATGAACCGGGAACTGTATATGCGGCTCGTGTTTCAAGTCCTATGGTTATGGGAGTAGGTGTCGGCGAAAACTTTGTTGCTTCTGATATCCCTGCATTCCTGCCGTACACTCGCGAAGTTGTTTTCATTGAAGATGGTGAGCTTGTAAAAATCACATCCTCCTCATGGGAAGTTTTCAGAGCTGAAAATCTGGCTCCTGTTGAAAAAGAGGTACAGACCATAAACTGGGATGTTCAGGCCGCACAGAAAGGCGGACATAAACATTTCATGATCAAAGAAATTTTTGAGCAGCCGAAAGTTATTTCAGACTGTCTTGCTGGTCGCATCAATATAAACTCCTCCACTGATATCGGTGAAGTTGTTCTACCTGAAATTTCAGCTATGGAGCCTCCTGAAAGGCTTCACATCATAGCTTGCGGGACTTCATACCACGCTGGCCTTTGGGGTAAATATCTCATCGAGCAGTGGGCTAAAATACCTGTAGATGTTGAGATTGCATCAGAGTTCCGTTACCGCGATCCATTACTCAGCAAAGGCTCTCTCGCACTCGCGATCAGTCAGTCCGGAGAAACAGCCGACACTTTGGCTGGCATTAAGCTCGCAAAGCAGAAGGGGTTGCCAATCCTCGGGCTATGCAACGTGGTAGGTTCAAGTGTTGCCCGTGAATCTGATTACATAATGTATACACAGGCTGGACCTGAGATCAGTGTCGCATCTACCAAAGCCATGTGCAGTCAGCTTACAGCATTGCTTCTGTTGGCCCTATACTGGGGTAAACGCAAAGGTGTGCTTGACGAAGAGACTTACATCCGCGCGGTCCGGGATTTACGTAATTTGCCATCAATCCTTGATGCGGAACTTCCTGCCATGCGCGCCAGAGCCAAAGAGCTTTCCCGCGAATATTCAGAAGCTAACAGCTTTTTCTACCTTGGGCGCGGACAATACTTCCCGCTTGCTTTGGAAGGAGCTTTGAAGCTTAAGGAAATTTCTTATATTCACGCAGAAGGTTACGCCGCTGGAGAAATGAAGCACGGTCCTATCGCGCTGATCGATCCCAAATTCCCGACCTTCGCAATGGCACTTAAAGACGAACTTTTCCATAAAGTTAAATCCAACCTAGTAGAAGTTCAGGCCAGAGGCGGAGAAATTATCGCGCTGACTAACCCGGGCGTAGAGCTTGATGTTGAATACCGCTGGATTTTACCCGAAGTATGGGGCCCGCTAAATGCGTTCATGGCTCTACCTGCCTTGCAGCTCTTCGCATATGAAACTGCAGATTATTTAGGTAAGGATGTTGATCAGCCTCGTAATCTGGCAAAATCAGTGACGGTTGAATAAGTGTCTGATTTTATTTAATAAAATACATTATATTGGTAGTAAGTATATCAAAGCCGCCCCTTTTAGAATCTAATACGTTCTAAGAGGAGCGGCTTTTTTTATGGCAAAAAAATGTGTTGGCTTAACTGCGGCAAAGATTAAGAAGTAGATTTGCCTTCCTGTAGCTTGATGAAAAACAAGCCTTAATGATGGTTATTTTTGTGTTGTACAAAGATGCTTTATTGATAGATTAGAGAATTGAAAATATCAAACGCATTTTAAATTCATGTTTGATTTAGTTCTGTAGCCACAATCTGAACACAGGGTCGACAACTCTCCACCAGCCCTCATTATCTTTTTCTATATGGTCCTGTTCCACCAGGGAATTTCGGGCATAAGCTACATTTGATGATATCATTTCATGTTTCATGCAATACTCACCGGCCGTGAGCGCTTGAGTCGGATCTATCGCTAGAGCTTTTAAGAGCTTAATTTGATTTGCAGTCATAGTACTTAATAATATCTCAAATCCAGACTTGGCCTGTTCAAGGACCGCTTGAGCGGCTTCATTGAATGAAGAGGAATCAGCTACCCTTTCAGATGCACCAAAAGCAAAATAGCCATATTGCTGAGCGTAAAAACCATACCCATGAGACAGCTCGGCGAGACCAGTAGAAATATTACTAGGACACTTCTTTTCAGCACTAGCGAACAGGTCAATATAGTATTGTACTAGATCTACAGTAGGTAGTGGCTGCAATGTTTTCATAATCGCGCTTTTAAAGAACGAGCGTTTCGGATCTTCAAACATCTGCTTCAATACTGCGCGCCTACTGCCGATAAAAATATGTGAAAACTCTTGGAATTGAATTTGAGTCCTAAGCAGTCCTTCTATTCCATCACTTCCCTTTAACCGGCTAACTTCCTGAAATTCATCAAAGGCTATAATAACCCTGTTATCCATTTTTTCAGCCATAGCATTTAAATCCTTTAGAACTTGCTCCAAAAGCGCCCGGCCTCCGATGCCCCCAATAGAGACGGCCGAAAAGGAAGGCGTTCCGTCTGGATTAATTTGCATACTGGGTGAATAAGATGTCAAAGTATCTTTAGCCCATTTAGCGGCTTTTTCCAGAATAGTTTCTTTAGATGCAATCGCACTATAGATCCCCTGAGCAATTCTGGCAGCGGTATCTTTTTCTGAATCAAGCTGTTCAAACGACACATAAATGGTCAGATAGTCTTCTTTATTGTGATGCAGGACTCTTTTTACTAAAGAAGTTTTGCCATAACGCCTTGGAGAACTGAGTACTATATCCCTCCATTCTGGGCATGTGTATTCAGCTCAGCCAAGATTTCAACTCTATCGCAGAAAGGGGATTCAACCGGAATTGGCTTGAAAATAAAGTGATTCTTTTTCATATTGCTCGCTCCAAGTATTTCGTTACAACTATACTGTAATTAAATAGTTGGAACAGGTTTAGAAGCATCACAATATTTTAAGTGTTTCAGTATACATATTTATTACTCACCCACAAAAAAGTCATTCGAAGCAGGCCCACCATTGTAGAATGAGATGGCTGAATTTGGTGTTAATTTGAATATGACAAAAGTAATTATTGCTTTGTAAAATTGGCTTAAGGGATTGAAAAAGGGAGTACCTTTTTATCAATAATGACCAATTTGTGTCCTTTCCTGTCAAAATCTGAAAGACCAATCTTTGGTCCCTTGGCGAGATCCTGAAGATCTCCATTAAACAGGTAGTAATAGCCATCAATAGATTGAGGGCGGTAGTTCTTATCTGTATTTTGGCCAAAAAGAAGGATTTTCATCCGGTGTCCGTTTCTGCGCATCTTGTCGTCTTCATTTATTTTCAATCGATTTTTTGGCTCGTACCCGGTCAAACTCATTGCCGCGCTCTCGATAGCGTTAGGAGTCCATGCGTTGTAGCGCATAATGACAGGCAATCCTTGTTCCTCGATTATTTGAGCGCTATTCACATCCTCTTGCAGTCTGGACAATGAATTTTGGGCAGGGATTTCCTTCAAAGTGAAAACCAAAAAAGCTACA
The sequence above is a segment of the Maridesulfovibrio frigidus DSM 17176 genome. Coding sequences within it:
- the ppnP gene encoding pyrimidine/purine nucleoside phosphorylase, which translates into the protein MSEFSNVTVTKMANVYFAGKVTSRKVSFADGSFKTLGIMLPGDYEFGTEKAEVMEIMQGSMKVLLAEAKDWQTITAGESFDVPANSKFKLIVEELADYCCSYID
- the rimO gene encoding 30S ribosomal protein S12 methylthiotransferase RimO; the encoded protein is MPTKKIKVFTISLGCPKNRVDTERMLGALGDNMVPTDTPESANLVLINTCGFIQPAVEESVQSILEAADAIADISPKPILAVAGCLVSRYGKLDEEMPEVDLWLSTFDLDTWPKLAAEALKTKLPEQHQRALSTSPSFAYLKVSEGCSHSCNFCTIPSIRGPQVSFDPAGLVTEAKQILAQGVPEIIIVGQDSTAYGADLNNPDINLRNLIEQLLPLEGLEWLRLMYLYPAGLTDSMLDFLAKAGKPLLPYFDVPIQHAHPEILTAMGRPFARDPRKVIDRIRKHIPDAILRTSIIVGYPGETDEHFKTLLDFVKETKFHHLGVFAYQAEEGTPAGDMDQLPEELREERRRILMEVQADISREFLVEMVGEKIQVLVEAPSDEWPGLFTGRVWFQAPEVDGITYISAPEDGIKLAPGMMVEAEIDNVTDYDLVTLVMP
- a CDS encoding two-component system sensor histidine kinase NtrB, which produces MFESLLREDHCDCIGILGNSIVISSLVQLLKDSKRDVEDINLIAGVLVDGNGRSSSDFEIPIYEQVEDMLAAHPEITMVFELSGDCSRVSKLRRTLPTSITLVELPAARFFLKLHATDRLWIACKVDLMQTQALFKCVVDQLPEDILIIGSNGMIMDCNKHFSDLVGEDVKDIRCKNPLVYYESLATVCPIKDGVVDVEAMTPGKREEFLLSEADAEGKMHFFRVYVYPISDEQTGNVVQIVVMRRNITNRTLMEQRLRQSERMATVGELAAYVAHEIRNPLVAMGGFAKVLMKNKSIDLDGHQKVEIIFEEANRLDKLLKSILNFVRSQDIEIVGFDVNKEVEGSLKLLSHECEKKFVKIELELDPRNPVGQGVPEQVKQCLINLVMNAMEAMDGGGIIKVSSGVTGGRVWLKVHDDGPGIPTEMRGRVFDPFYSTKINGNGLGLPMVKKIMEDFGGDIELVSREGEGTSVSLLLPAAMAVA
- a CDS encoding XTP/dITP diphosphatase; protein product: MKTVVLATSNKGKIAEFKELLKDFGLTVKGLDEYPEIGEIPEPGETFLENSIIKAQTVANLTGLIAVADDSGLEVDALDGRPGVYSARYSGEDATPAKNNLKLLEELEGVEEAKRTARFVCVMVAATPNNIRIQSRGEWDGRIAFELSGAEGFGYDPLFFDPELGCVSAEMTRETKNSRSHRGKALRALMAQWPDFQKKVSG
- the glmS gene encoding glutamine--fructose-6-phosphate transaminase (isomerizing), with the translated sequence MCGIIGYAGHRPAVPLIVEGLRRLEYRGYDSAGVATVQNKEIDLVRAEGKLAALDEKLAHINVTNSTFGVGHTRWATHGVPVEKNAHPHLDHDKNIAMIHNGIIENYQEIKAELVTKGYEFRSDTDSEVLVNLIAEGRKHNDSMLEAISWALNQVEGAYAIALVAVDEPGTVYAARVSSPMVMGVGVGENFVASDIPAFLPYTREVVFIEDGELVKITSSSWEVFRAENLAPVEKEVQTINWDVQAAQKGGHKHFMIKEIFEQPKVISDCLAGRININSSTDIGEVVLPEISAMEPPERLHIIACGTSYHAGLWGKYLIEQWAKIPVDVEIASEFRYRDPLLSKGSLALAISQSGETADTLAGIKLAKQKGLPILGLCNVVGSSVARESDYIMYTQAGPEISVASTKAMCSQLTALLLLALYWGKRKGVLDEETYIRAVRDLRNLPSILDAELPAMRARAKELSREYSEANSFFYLGRGQYFPLALEGALKLKEISYIHAEGYAAGEMKHGPIALIDPKFPTFAMALKDELFHKVKSNLVEVQARGGEIIALTNPGVELDVEYRWILPEVWGPLNAFMALPALQLFAYETADYLGKDVDQPRNLAKSVTVE
- a CDS encoding ATP-binding protein, which codes for MSFEQLDSEKDTAARIAQGIYSAIASKETILEKAAKWAKDTLTSYSPSMQINPDGTPSFSAVSIGGIGGRALLEQVLKDLNAMAEKMDNRVIIAFDEFQEVSRLKGSDGIEGLLRTQIQFQEFSHIFIGSRRAVLKQMFEDPKRSFFKSAIMKTLQPLPTVDLVQYYIDLFASAEKKCPSNISTGLAELSHGYGFYAQQYGYFAFGASERVADSSSFNEAAQAVLEQAKSGFEILLSTMTANQIKLLKALAIDPTQALTAGEYCMKHEMISSNVAYARNSLVEQDHIEKDNEGWWRVVDPVFRLWLQN